A window of the Zeugodacus cucurbitae isolate PBARC_wt_2022May chromosome 2, idZeuCucr1.2, whole genome shotgun sequence genome harbors these coding sequences:
- the LOC105211361 gene encoding spastin yields the protein MDSQKSINCATTTGGKVASSTASGRKLTVSSKRPGNLAVINKSQTLPRNLGSKNASSTAVQRQPVKTAATPPAVRRQFTSGRNTPPQRARTPINTSSNYGNQSTGSGSTPAVTVKGVEQKLVQIILDEIVEGGAKVEWTDIAGQEVAKQALQEMVILPSVRPELFTGLRAPAKGLLLFGPPGNGKTLLARAVATECSATFLNISAASLTSKYVGDGEKLVRALFAVAREMQPSIIFIDEVDSLLSERSSNEHEASRRLKTEFLVEFDGLPGNPEGDRIVVLAATNRPQELDEAALRRFTKRVYVSLPDIDTRELLLSRLLEKQGSPLGTEALRRLAKLTDGYSGSDLTALAKDAALEPIRELNMEQVKCLDISAMRPITENDFHNSLKRIRRSVASQSLNSYEKWSQEYGDITI from the exons ATGGATAGTCAAAAATCCATTAATTGTGCTACCACAACAGGAGGTAAAGTTGCTTCTTCGACAG CTTCGGGTCGCAAATTGACTGTAAGCTCTAAACGTCCTGGAAATCTGGCCGTAATTAACAAATCCCAAACGTTACCACGCAATCTGGGTTCTAAGAATGCGAGTAGCACAGCAGTGCAAAGACAACCAGTTAAAACTGCGGCCACACCACCCGCAGTGCGGAGACAATTT ACATCGGGCAGGAATACGCCTCCACAACGTGCTCGTACTCCTATTAATACGAGTTCCAATTATGGTAATCAAAGCACCGGTAGTGGCAGTACACCAGCTGTAACGGTTAAAGGGGTAGAACAAAAATTGGTGCAAATAATTTTGGATGAGATCGTAGAAGGTGGCGCAAAAGTAGAATGGACTGACATAGCTGGGCAGGAAGTAGCTAAACAGGCTTTGCAGGAAATGGTGATTTTGCCTTCGGTGCGTCCCGAACTTTTCACAG GTTTGCGTGCACCTGCAAAGGGTTTGCTGTTGTTCGGACCACCAGGTAATGGTAAAACGTTATTGGCTCGTGCTGTCGCCACAGAATGTAGTGCGACCTTTTTAAATATATCGGCGGCCTCTCTGACGAGTAAATATGTTGGTGATGGTGAAAAACTGGTGCGCGCGTTATTCGCTGTGGCGCGTGAAATGCAACCATCTATAATATTTATCGATGAAGTTGATTCGTTGCTATCGGAACGTAGTAGCAACGAGCATGAAGCTTCACGTCGGCTTAAAACGGAATTTTTGGTCGAATTCGATGGACTGCCGGGTAATCCGGAAGGTGATCGCATTGTTGTATTGGCTGCAACGAATCGACCGCAAGAATTAGATGAAGCTGCTTTGCGACGCTTTACCAAGCGCGTGTATGTGTCTCTGCCCGATATTGATACACGTGAGCTATTGTTAAGTCGTCTACTTGAGAAGCAAGGTAGTCCACTCGGTACGGAAGCTTTACGCCGCTTGGCTAAGCTTACCGATGGCTATTCGGGCTCAGATCTAACGGCTTTGGCTAAGGATGCTGCACTCGAACCAATACGTGAACTTAATATGGAGCAAGTAAAATGTTTAGATATTAGTGCAATGCGTCCGATCACCGAGAATGATtttcacaattcgctgaaacgCATACGTCGTTCGGTAGCTTCGCAGAGTTTAAACTCATACGAAAAATGGTCACAAGAGTATGGTGATATAACTATTTAA
- the LOC105211359 gene encoding nucleolysin TIAR isoform X1, which translates to MYMMDESQPKTLYVGNLDGSVSEDLLIALFSQMGPVKNCKIIREPGNDPYAFIEYSTYQAATTALTAMNKRLFLDKEIKVNWATSPGNQPKTDISSHHHIFVGDLSPEIETETLREAFAPFGEISNCRIVRDPQTMKSKGYAFVSFVKKAEAENAIQAMNGQWIGSRSIRTNWSTRKLPPPRESTKSGSGMGMKGNVRHTFEEVYNQSSPTNTTVYCGGFPPNVISDEVMHKHFIQFGPIQDVRVFKDKGYAFIKFVTKESAARAIEHTHNSEVHGNQVKCFWGKENGGEHSMNNVAAASAGVAAAAAAAAAAAGTIISPGVPTTPQQAAAAAVVANAAAAGAGIPAQMMTQQQLAAAAQYPYAAAYQQMGYWYPPTLFTPLQGYPAAQMQTQYMQQGYYPYAYASAQQAGAAGYRMVQPNVAWGVPGTVVPSVTAAAATAAAAANGSLGPQMMYSAAMPQYQGQ; encoded by the exons atgtATATGATGGACGAGTCTCAACCAAAAACGTTGTACGTTGGCAACTTAGACGGTTCAGTTTCCGAAGATTTACTAATCGCATTATTCAGTCAAATGGGTCCCGTCAAAAACTGCAAAATCATAAGAGAACCCGGCAATGATCCATATGCATTCATTGAATACTCAACTTATCAGGCGGCAACTACTGCTCTAACTGCAATGAATAAGCGATTATTTCTTGATAAAGAAATAAAG gtGAATTGGGCTACTAGTCCTGGGAACCAGCCAAAAACAGATATTAGTTCACATCATCATATATTTGTTGGTGATCTCAGTCCAGAAATCGAAACAGAAACATTACGTGAAGCTTTTGCGCCATTTGGCGAAATATCAAATTGCCGAATCGTAAGAGATCCCCAAACTATGAAATCGAAAGGATATGCTTTTGTTTCATTCGTAAAGAAAGCAGAGGCGGAAAATGCGATACAAGCAATGAATGGACAATGGATCGGCTCTCGATCGATCCGAACAAATTGGTCGACACGAAAATTGCCGCCACCTCGTGAATCTACCAAATCTGGTAGTGGAATGGGCATGAAGGGAAATGTACGACATACCTTTGAGGAGGTATACAATCAATCGAGTCCAACCAATACCACCGTTTATTGTGGAGGTTTTCCTCCGAATGTAATAAGTGATGAAGTCATGCACAAGCATTTCATACAGTTCGGACCTATACAAGATGTGCGCGTTTTTAAAGATAAAGGTTATGCTTTTATTAAGTTTGTTACAAAAGAATCAGCTGCACGCGCAATCGAGCACACTCACAATTCGGAAGTGCACGGCAATCAAGTGAAATGCTTTTGGGGCAAAGAAAACGGTGGTGAACACTCAATGAATAATGTGGCGGCAGCGTCCGCGGGCGTAGCAGCTGCCGCAGCAGCTGCGGCCGCTGCCGCCGGCACTATCATATCGCCTGGAGTACCGACCACACCACAACAAGCAGCAGCGGCCGCTGTCGTAGCAAACGCTGCTGCGGCTGGAGCAGGAATACCTGCGCAAATGATGACACAACAGCAGTTGGCTGCCGCTGCGCAGTACCCATATGCAGCAGCCTACCAACAAATGGGTTATTGGTACCCACCTACA TTGTTTACACCGTTACAGGGCTATCCGGCCGCTCAAATGCAAACACAATATATGCAACAAGGATATTATCCATACGCCTATGCTAGTGCTCAACAGGCTGGAG CAGCGGGTTACCGCATGGTACAACCGAATGTGGCTTGGGGCGTACCAGGCACTGTTGTGCCGAGCGTAACAGCAGCTGCTGCCACAGCTGCGGCCGCAGCTAATGGCTCACTGGGTCCACAAATGATGTATAGCGCTGCCATGCCTCAGTATCAGGGCCAATGA
- the LOC105211359 gene encoding nucleolysin TIAR isoform X3, translated as MYMMDESQPKTLYVGNLDGSVSEDLLIALFSQMGPVKNCKIIREPGNDPYAFIEYSTYQAATTALTAMNKRLFLDKEIKVNWATSPGNQPKTDISSHHHIFVGDLSPEIETETLREAFAPFGEISNCRIVRDPQTMKSKGYAFVSFVKKAEAENAIQAMNGQWIGSRSIRTNWSTRKLPPPRESTKSGSGMGMKGNVRHTFEEVYNQSSPTNTTVYCGGFPPNVISDEVMHKHFIQFGPIQDVRVFKDKGYAFIKFVTKESAARAIEHTHNSEVHGNQVKCFWGKENGGEHSMNNVAAASAGVAAAAAAAAAAAGTIISPGVPTTPQQAAAAAVVANAAAAGAGIPAQMMTQQQLAAAAQYPYAAAYQQMGYWYPPTGYPAAQMQTQYMQQGYYPYAYASAQQAGAAGYRMVQPNVAWGVPGTVVPSVTAAAATAAAAANGSLGPQMMYSAAMPQYQGQ; from the exons atgtATATGATGGACGAGTCTCAACCAAAAACGTTGTACGTTGGCAACTTAGACGGTTCAGTTTCCGAAGATTTACTAATCGCATTATTCAGTCAAATGGGTCCCGTCAAAAACTGCAAAATCATAAGAGAACCCGGCAATGATCCATATGCATTCATTGAATACTCAACTTATCAGGCGGCAACTACTGCTCTAACTGCAATGAATAAGCGATTATTTCTTGATAAAGAAATAAAG gtGAATTGGGCTACTAGTCCTGGGAACCAGCCAAAAACAGATATTAGTTCACATCATCATATATTTGTTGGTGATCTCAGTCCAGAAATCGAAACAGAAACATTACGTGAAGCTTTTGCGCCATTTGGCGAAATATCAAATTGCCGAATCGTAAGAGATCCCCAAACTATGAAATCGAAAGGATATGCTTTTGTTTCATTCGTAAAGAAAGCAGAGGCGGAAAATGCGATACAAGCAATGAATGGACAATGGATCGGCTCTCGATCGATCCGAACAAATTGGTCGACACGAAAATTGCCGCCACCTCGTGAATCTACCAAATCTGGTAGTGGAATGGGCATGAAGGGAAATGTACGACATACCTTTGAGGAGGTATACAATCAATCGAGTCCAACCAATACCACCGTTTATTGTGGAGGTTTTCCTCCGAATGTAATAAGTGATGAAGTCATGCACAAGCATTTCATACAGTTCGGACCTATACAAGATGTGCGCGTTTTTAAAGATAAAGGTTATGCTTTTATTAAGTTTGTTACAAAAGAATCAGCTGCACGCGCAATCGAGCACACTCACAATTCGGAAGTGCACGGCAATCAAGTGAAATGCTTTTGGGGCAAAGAAAACGGTGGTGAACACTCAATGAATAATGTGGCGGCAGCGTCCGCGGGCGTAGCAGCTGCCGCAGCAGCTGCGGCCGCTGCCGCCGGCACTATCATATCGCCTGGAGTACCGACCACACCACAACAAGCAGCAGCGGCCGCTGTCGTAGCAAACGCTGCTGCGGCTGGAGCAGGAATACCTGCGCAAATGATGACACAACAGCAGTTGGCTGCCGCTGCGCAGTACCCATATGCAGCAGCCTACCAACAAATGGGTTATTGGTACCCACCTACA GGCTATCCGGCCGCTCAAATGCAAACACAATATATGCAACAAGGATATTATCCATACGCCTATGCTAGTGCTCAACAGGCTGGAG CAGCGGGTTACCGCATGGTACAACCGAATGTGGCTTGGGGCGTACCAGGCACTGTTGTGCCGAGCGTAACAGCAGCTGCTGCCACAGCTGCGGCCGCAGCTAATGGCTCACTGGGTCCACAAATGATGTATAGCGCTGCCATGCCTCAGTATCAGGGCCAATGA
- the LOC105211359 gene encoding nucleolysin TIAR isoform X4 has translation MYMMDESQPKTLYVGNLDGSVSEDLLIALFSQMGPVKNCKIIREPGNDPYAFIEYSTYQAATTALTAMNKRLFLDKEIKVNWATSPGNQPKTDISSHHHIFVGDLSPEIETETLREAFAPFGEISNCRIVRDPQTMKSKGYAFVSFVKKAEAENAIQAMNGQWIGSRSIRTNWSTRKLPPPRESTKSGSGMGMKGNVRHTFEEVYNQSSPTNTTVYCGGFPPNVISDEVMHKHFIQFGPIQDVRVFKDKGYAFIKFVTKESAARAIEHTHNSEVHGNQVKCFWGKENGGEHSMNNVAAASAGVAAAAAAAAAAAGTIISPGVPTTPQQAAAAAVVANAAAAGAGIPAQMMTQQQLAAAAQYPYAAAYQQMGYWYPPTGYPAAQMQTQYMQQGYYPYAYASAQQAGAGYRMVQPNVAWGVPGTVVPSVTAAAATAAAAANGSLGPQMMYSAAMPQYQGQ, from the exons atgtATATGATGGACGAGTCTCAACCAAAAACGTTGTACGTTGGCAACTTAGACGGTTCAGTTTCCGAAGATTTACTAATCGCATTATTCAGTCAAATGGGTCCCGTCAAAAACTGCAAAATCATAAGAGAACCCGGCAATGATCCATATGCATTCATTGAATACTCAACTTATCAGGCGGCAACTACTGCTCTAACTGCAATGAATAAGCGATTATTTCTTGATAAAGAAATAAAG gtGAATTGGGCTACTAGTCCTGGGAACCAGCCAAAAACAGATATTAGTTCACATCATCATATATTTGTTGGTGATCTCAGTCCAGAAATCGAAACAGAAACATTACGTGAAGCTTTTGCGCCATTTGGCGAAATATCAAATTGCCGAATCGTAAGAGATCCCCAAACTATGAAATCGAAAGGATATGCTTTTGTTTCATTCGTAAAGAAAGCAGAGGCGGAAAATGCGATACAAGCAATGAATGGACAATGGATCGGCTCTCGATCGATCCGAACAAATTGGTCGACACGAAAATTGCCGCCACCTCGTGAATCTACCAAATCTGGTAGTGGAATGGGCATGAAGGGAAATGTACGACATACCTTTGAGGAGGTATACAATCAATCGAGTCCAACCAATACCACCGTTTATTGTGGAGGTTTTCCTCCGAATGTAATAAGTGATGAAGTCATGCACAAGCATTTCATACAGTTCGGACCTATACAAGATGTGCGCGTTTTTAAAGATAAAGGTTATGCTTTTATTAAGTTTGTTACAAAAGAATCAGCTGCACGCGCAATCGAGCACACTCACAATTCGGAAGTGCACGGCAATCAAGTGAAATGCTTTTGGGGCAAAGAAAACGGTGGTGAACACTCAATGAATAATGTGGCGGCAGCGTCCGCGGGCGTAGCAGCTGCCGCAGCAGCTGCGGCCGCTGCCGCCGGCACTATCATATCGCCTGGAGTACCGACCACACCACAACAAGCAGCAGCGGCCGCTGTCGTAGCAAACGCTGCTGCGGCTGGAGCAGGAATACCTGCGCAAATGATGACACAACAGCAGTTGGCTGCCGCTGCGCAGTACCCATATGCAGCAGCCTACCAACAAATGGGTTATTGGTACCCACCTACA GGCTATCCGGCCGCTCAAATGCAAACACAATATATGCAACAAGGATATTATCCATACGCCTATGCTAGTGCTCAACAGGCTGGAG CGGGTTACCGCATGGTACAACCGAATGTGGCTTGGGGCGTACCAGGCACTGTTGTGCCGAGCGTAACAGCAGCTGCTGCCACAGCTGCGGCCGCAGCTAATGGCTCACTGGGTCCACAAATGATGTATAGCGCTGCCATGCCTCAGTATCAGGGCCAATGA
- the LOC105211359 gene encoding nucleolysin TIAR isoform X2, translating to MYMMDESQPKTLYVGNLDGSVSEDLLIALFSQMGPVKNCKIIREPGNDPYAFIEYSTYQAATTALTAMNKRLFLDKEIKVNWATSPGNQPKTDISSHHHIFVGDLSPEIETETLREAFAPFGEISNCRIVRDPQTMKSKGYAFVSFVKKAEAENAIQAMNGQWIGSRSIRTNWSTRKLPPPRESTKSGSGMGMKGNVRHTFEEVYNQSSPTNTTVYCGGFPPNVISDEVMHKHFIQFGPIQDVRVFKDKGYAFIKFVTKESAARAIEHTHNSEVHGNQVKCFWGKENGGEHSMNNVAAASAGVAAAAAAAAAAAGTIISPGVPTTPQQAAAAAVVANAAAAGAGIPAQMMTQQQLAAAAQYPYAAAYQQMGYWYPPTLFTPLQGYPAAQMQTQYMQQGYYPYAYASAQQAGAGYRMVQPNVAWGVPGTVVPSVTAAAATAAAAANGSLGPQMMYSAAMPQYQGQ from the exons atgtATATGATGGACGAGTCTCAACCAAAAACGTTGTACGTTGGCAACTTAGACGGTTCAGTTTCCGAAGATTTACTAATCGCATTATTCAGTCAAATGGGTCCCGTCAAAAACTGCAAAATCATAAGAGAACCCGGCAATGATCCATATGCATTCATTGAATACTCAACTTATCAGGCGGCAACTACTGCTCTAACTGCAATGAATAAGCGATTATTTCTTGATAAAGAAATAAAG gtGAATTGGGCTACTAGTCCTGGGAACCAGCCAAAAACAGATATTAGTTCACATCATCATATATTTGTTGGTGATCTCAGTCCAGAAATCGAAACAGAAACATTACGTGAAGCTTTTGCGCCATTTGGCGAAATATCAAATTGCCGAATCGTAAGAGATCCCCAAACTATGAAATCGAAAGGATATGCTTTTGTTTCATTCGTAAAGAAAGCAGAGGCGGAAAATGCGATACAAGCAATGAATGGACAATGGATCGGCTCTCGATCGATCCGAACAAATTGGTCGACACGAAAATTGCCGCCACCTCGTGAATCTACCAAATCTGGTAGTGGAATGGGCATGAAGGGAAATGTACGACATACCTTTGAGGAGGTATACAATCAATCGAGTCCAACCAATACCACCGTTTATTGTGGAGGTTTTCCTCCGAATGTAATAAGTGATGAAGTCATGCACAAGCATTTCATACAGTTCGGACCTATACAAGATGTGCGCGTTTTTAAAGATAAAGGTTATGCTTTTATTAAGTTTGTTACAAAAGAATCAGCTGCACGCGCAATCGAGCACACTCACAATTCGGAAGTGCACGGCAATCAAGTGAAATGCTTTTGGGGCAAAGAAAACGGTGGTGAACACTCAATGAATAATGTGGCGGCAGCGTCCGCGGGCGTAGCAGCTGCCGCAGCAGCTGCGGCCGCTGCCGCCGGCACTATCATATCGCCTGGAGTACCGACCACACCACAACAAGCAGCAGCGGCCGCTGTCGTAGCAAACGCTGCTGCGGCTGGAGCAGGAATACCTGCGCAAATGATGACACAACAGCAGTTGGCTGCCGCTGCGCAGTACCCATATGCAGCAGCCTACCAACAAATGGGTTATTGGTACCCACCTACA TTGTTTACACCGTTACAGGGCTATCCGGCCGCTCAAATGCAAACACAATATATGCAACAAGGATATTATCCATACGCCTATGCTAGTGCTCAACAGGCTGGAG CGGGTTACCGCATGGTACAACCGAATGTGGCTTGGGGCGTACCAGGCACTGTTGTGCCGAGCGTAACAGCAGCTGCTGCCACAGCTGCGGCCGCAGCTAATGGCTCACTGGGTCCACAAATGATGTATAGCGCTGCCATGCCTCAGTATCAGGGCCAATGA